In Elephas maximus indicus isolate mEleMax1 chromosome 5, mEleMax1 primary haplotype, whole genome shotgun sequence, the sequence gggggcacttctactctgccatatggggtcaaaatcaacttgatggcacctaacaacaacaatagaggtATATTTGGTTCTTTAACTTAACATGGCACTctatgagaataaaaataaaatcttgtttCACTTTTGACAGGACAAGCTGACACAGAGGTttaataagaccttgagtatctAAAATGGAATAATTCCATTTGGTAACTcggaagccctggtagtgtagtggttaaatctgtggttgctaaccaaaaggtcggtagttcgaatccaccaggtgctccttggaaaccatatagggcagttctactctatagggtcactacaagtcagaatccactcgacatgATGacgagtttagtttttttttgtaactaGGATATTTTTGTACAATGTCTTATTTGCAAGAATAAGGCATACAAAGAGAGCTATGTGATGACTTTAAAATCACCATTGCATTCATCTTGGGGAGACAGTTCTATAGCCCAGAATCTTCTTCAGAACTACCTTGATATCACGAGGATCCAAATAggatgaaaatggtgcaggatcaTATTGTTCTAAGATGATAGCTGcactttcttttccttgcctctgACATCTATGTTACAAAAGTGAAAAATATTTACCTGACACAGATGCATTCAAATAAGATCACTAGGGTTCCTTCCCTGGAAGAATTACCTTAAGAAAGAGAGACCTGAAGAAACTAGCTTAAGAAAGAGAGAAGGTGGGGGAAGGAAAAATGCTGGATAGTAggtaagtggtagctttggtgaagggtaagacggtatACCATaccggggaagtcagcacaactcgacCAAGGCAAAATcgtagaagcttcacagacacatccaaactccctgagagtcCCAGTTACTGACTGGActtagggctggggaccatagtcttgggggacatctagctcaactggcataacatagcttataaagaaaatgttctacatctgactgtggcgGATAGCTactagagtcttaaaagcctgcgagcggCCTTCTGTTGGACCCATCCAgactggaacaaaggagaatgaagaaaaccaaagggagaTTAGTccaagggctaatggaccacaactaccacaacctccaccagactgagtgcagcacaactagatggtgaccggtTCCActacttactgctctgacagggatcataataagggtcctggacagagccagagaaaaatgtagaaaaaattctaactcacaaaaaagaaaaaagatcagacgtactggtctgacagagattggagaaaccccaagagtatggctcctggatacacttttagctcagtaataaagtcactctgGAGGTTCtctgttcagccaaagattaggcaggtctaTGGTGCAAACAATGGCAcccgtgaggaacgtgcttcatagttcaatcatgtatatgagactaaaggggcactccAGCCCAAAAGCAGAAACAGAAGACAAGGAGGGACAggagaactggatgaatggaaatagggaaactagggtggagaaggggagagtgttgacacaatggcaaccaatgtcacagaacaatttgtgtattaattgtttaatgagaagctaatttgctctataaactttcagctaaagcacaataaaaaaaaggaaagaaagaaagagagacaatGTGGACATGGATCAAGATGCCGCAGTGATGGAGCaggaccaaagaccagagaaagATTAGCTCCAGTGAAGAGACTCATGCCGTCTGCTAAATATGCTATTCCATAACGGTGATTTAAGAAACCAAGAATGTCCTAAAATCTGCTTTAGAAATCTTTTCCTTTCAAATCCTCCTAGCAACGAacgtttattatcttacagtacGATGTGAATACAACAAAAACACTCATGTATCCGGGTAAGAAAGAGACTCAGTACAGTTCAGCCCTGAAAGTGAAATCACTTGGGACTCAGGGCTGGGCGAatgaagagaagagagagagagagatggagagagagagagagagagaaagaatatcTCACACTAGTTTTCTGCGGAATGATGAAGGTGCTCCTGGTCTGTATCCTGTCGTTCTTTTCATTGGTATCTTCATTGACAGTTGTTCAGTGATACTTAGAGGTGAACGAACTTAATGCTGGTGGGTGCTCAGGGTATAGAGAGCTATCTCTGgcagaagaaagtgccaaatacAATCAGCTTTCATATTTGCGATAAAACTCAGCGACACAAAAATACATGGTTTAGTGAACGGTAGAGGCTGTGATATTAATCTCCTTGAATACTTTCGCAAACATTCCAAGCTCCCTCAGGTAAAttgccctccctctccccctttttgttttcattaatctCAAAAGGGGATTTTTCTAGAGGCAAATCTGGGAGTTCAACAGGGTTGGGACACTGTCTTACTGGCCAGAGTGAAAATATCTTCTTTATATATAGCTTCAGGTCCCTTCTGTAGTGATCTTAGCACTGGAGAAGATGGAGCAGGAACCCAGAAAGCCAGGATTTGCCTGAGTAGTTAAAGTAACGACATCTCTAATTTGGAGATTTCAATATACACTGAAAACGTCAACACATTAATCCTCACCCAGACTCCCAAACCCACTGGCTTTgactcaattctaactcataatgaccctacaggacagagtagaaccgccccatagggtttccaaggagcggctggtggatttgaacagccgacgttttggttagcagctgtggtagctcttaaccatgcacCATCGGGACTTCAAATAGATAAATAGAATGATCATTTTTATATATGAATGGAGCAGGCAAAATACAGAGCTCTTGTGCTTTGTGTGGTACTACAAAAAATATGTTTAAGCTTGAAATTTGGGCCCCATGTTAAATTAGAAAAGCACTCATTCCTTCAATTCATCACCCCCATCCAACTACctgaaatgtaaataaataaaaaaaatctggGTACCAGTCCCCTTAACTTCAGGTACTGTTTGGGTAACAGTTACACTTCCAAATACAGACGTCCCCATCAGAGGTGGAATAAACTATTAAAACATCTTGAACTCTGTGGATATCCTAGATCTTTTATGTAAATAGAAAATGctggagaaaatataaatatcaccTGGGGTAGGGAGAAGTGATGTGGACTATGGGAGCAGGGAACGAAGAAAGGCTGAAGAGGAAGAAGTCTTGGGTGGAGGATTCGTTTTTTCTGCTTTCTAGGATAGCCCTAGGCAAGAGGGGAAGTGGGGAAAAGGGAGAGCACTAATGCAGCAGGGAGCGGTGTTGGAGACATAAAGAACAGGAAGAATTTTAGGTGCAGTGGTGGTGACAGTGGTGGTGgcgacagtggtggtggtggaagaggtggtggcagtggagacagtggtggtggtggcggcagaggtgtcagtggtggtggtggtggtgatggtggtggtggtggcagttgcggtggtggtgatggtggtggtgacagtggtggtggtggtggcagtggtggtggtggtggtggtggaagaggtggtggcagtggagacagtggtggtggtggcggcagaggtgtcagtggtggtggtggtgatggtggtggtggtggcagtggtggtggtggtgacagtggtggtggtggtggtggcagtggtggtggtggtggtggtgtaagaggtggtggcagtggagacagtggtggtggtggcggcagaggtgtcagtggtggtggtggtggtgatggtggtggtggtggcagttgcggtggtggtggcagtggagacagtggtggtggtggtggcagtggtggtggtggtggtgatggtggtggtggtggcagttgcggtggtggtgatggtggtggtgacagtggtggtggtggtggcagtggtggtggtggtggtgatggtggtggtggtggcagttgcggtggtggtgatggtggtggtgacagtggtggtggtggtggcagtggtggtggtggtggtgatggtggtggtggtggcagttgcggtggtggtgatggtggtggtgacagtggtggtggtggtggcagtggtggtggtggtgtaagcggtggtggcagtggagacagtggtggtggtggcggcagaggtgtcagtggtggtggtggtggtgatggtggtggtggtggcagtggtggtggtggtgacagtggtggtggtggtggtgacagtggtggtggtggcagtggtggtggtggtgtaagcggtggtggcagtggagacagtggtggtggtggcggcagaggtgtcagtggtggtggtggtggtgatggtggtggtggtggcggtggtggtggcagtggagacagtggtggtggtggtggtgatggtggtggtggtggtgatggtggtggtggtggtgatggtggtggtggtggtgatggtggtggtggtggaagaggtggtggtggtggcagaggtggtggtggtgggaaaggtggtggtggtggtggcagaggTGGTGGCCGTGACAATGgtagtggcagtggtggtggtggtggcagaggTGGTGGCCATGACAATGGTAGTGGCAGAGGTGGTGGtaatggcagtggtggtggtggcagaggTGGTGGCCATGACAATGGTAGTGGCAGAGGTGGTGGtaatggcagtggtggtggtggaagaggtggtggcagtggagacagtggtggtggtggcggcagaggtctcagtggtggtggcagtggtggtggtggcggaggtggtggcagaggtggtggtggtggtggaggtggtggtggtgacaacAGTAGTGgcagtggcggtggtggtggcagaggtggtggtggtggtggaggtggtggtggtgacaacAGTAGTGgcagtggcggtggtggtggcagaggtggtggtggtggtggaggtggtggtggtgacaacGGTAGTGGCAGTGGCGATGGTGGtggcagaggtggtggtggtggaggaggtgGTGGCCGTGACAACGGTAGCGgcagtggcggtggtggtggcagtggtatgGCCACGAAGGTGAGTCAGTGAACGTTAACTCTTTTGCACAGTACTGAGCACATACCCTTCTGGACTGTATACACCGTAAGAATAAGCAGAATAAACCCAAGCTTGTGCTATAGAAATGAGTTACAGGATCAGAGTTCTCTACTCTCATGCTTGTACAAATGGAAGACAATCTAACCCTGACTTTGGAACCAAGAGAAACAGTTGATAAAGCGTTACTTTGAACCAAGTAAAGAATAATAATTTGCAAACATGCCCCTCCCTCTTGCttttttctattagttttagttaaatttgaatttcattgtaTAATTAACCACAGATTTCTACGTATTCTTATTTCTCACAAAAACCCAATGACATAGACATTACCATTTTTGCTATTTCACAAATAAAGAAATGAGATTCAGAGATGTGGAGGTGACGCACCTAAAAGCCATACATGGCAGGAATCGGATTCGGTCCCTTGGTCACCCTGCTGTATGCCAGAGTCTCCGTGACTACTCCGTTACCTTCATCAGCCATCACAGATCCTCTGTTTTCAGAGCTGCTTTGGACATTAGGGAGGCGAGTCTTATTCTAAGCTTGGAAGACCGAGTCAGAGATGTGTTAAATTAGCGGTATAGAACTTTGAGTAAAGTCACACCAACAATATTATTGCTCAATGCTAGTGCTTGCTGGACTTTGTTCCCCAAGGCACATATTATGGTCATTAAATGCCATTAAGAGAAACTGGACTTGTTGAAATGTAAGGGGGAATGTTGTCAACTTAATTTCTTATGGAATAAGTTTCCATGCAGATAatgttttttttagaaaaagcaagagacaaataaaatggaaaataagaaacaagagAAGGTTAAATTAAACATATTATTCCTTGCGAAATAGATTCCCTTAAACCAACACAGTTTTTACATTCTGCTGTATTGGGCAATAGTTAGAGCTTACAAATCTCTTGTAGGATGTAACTCTAAAAGCAGGGTTCTTTAAGTTTATGGAGAGGCACAGTCCTTGTCAGCAGACACTCGGGAAAGCACGTTCTCCCCCTGTGGATGAGGGTGTTTAATATACTCCAGCCCCTTCTCTGCACAACATTGACTTTTTCCCAGAGCAAAGAAGTTTATCACATGGGCCTGAGTCGACTAGAATTTCAGCCTAGCATTCTGGGCACTGAAGAGGTCCTGACCAtatattcagaaataaaaaagatcaaagaATAATAAGTAGTGGTCAACATGCTTCTAGTCAgtacaaaggaagaaataaaacagggCAGCAGTCTTGATTTCAGCAACAGTGCTAGTGCTAGAAAAGTCCCAAATTACTACCACACCAGGAACTGCAAGTAATGCTGGGAACAGAGTCTATAAAACATGCAACAggatgaaaaaacagaaaaaccaaccaaacaagcaAAAGGCCCCATCCAAAATAAAATCA encodes:
- the LOC126077530 gene encoding basic proline-rich protein-like; translated protein: PPPPPLPLPLSRPPPPPPPPPLPPPSPLPLPLSPPPPPPPPPPLPPPPPLPLLLSPPPPPPPPPPLPPPPPLPLLLSPPPPPPPPPPLPPPPPPPPLPPPLRPLPPPPPLSPLPPPLPPPPLPLPPPLPLPLSWPPPLPPPPLPLPPPLPLPLSWPPPLPPPPPLPLPLSRPPPLPPPPPPFPPPPPLPPPPPLPPPPPSPPPPPSPPPPPSPPPPPSPPPPPLSPLPPPPPPPPPSPPPPPLTPLPPPPPLSPLPPPLTPPPPLPPPPLSPPPPPLSPPPPLPPPPPSPPPPPLTPLPPPPPLSPLPPPLTPPPPLPPPPPLSPPPSPPPQLPPPPPSPPPPPLPPPPPLSPPPSPPPQLPPPPPSPPPPPLPPPPPLSPPPSPPPQLPPPPPSPPPPPLPPPPPLSPLPPPPQLPPPPPSPPPPPLTPLPPPPPLSPLPPPLTPPPPPPLPPPPPPLSPPPPLPPPPPSPPPPLTPLPPPPPLSPLPPPLPPPPPPPLPPPPPLSPPPSPPPQLPPPPPSPPPPPLTPLPPPPPLSPLPPPLPPPPLSPPPLSPPLHLKFFLFFMSPTPLPAALVLSLFPTSPLA